AAGATATTTGTGAGCATTTTGCAAATACTCGCCTAAAAGCTTTAGCTCCTCATCACTGATTTCAGTTTTGCGGAAAAATGGCATGGAGTGCTTTCCAGCACGCACAAAAGTTTCCACAAATTCAGGACTTAAATCCTCTCTAGCCTCAAGCAAGGCAGGCAAAGCCCCCTCATAAGCAACTTGCAAGGCATTTGTCGCAGGCATTCCCTCACCATGACAAGGCAAACACCATTTAGAATAAATTTTTTGTCCCTTTTTCTCTTTCGAGCTTAAAGAGTTGGAATTTATGCTAGAAAAAGCTGCTGGCGAGCGTGATTGATTAGAATTATACTCGTAAGTATCAATGCT
This genomic interval from Campylobacter sp. MIT 99-7217 contains the following:
- a CDS encoding c-type cytochrome; translation: MKKLIKLSLFLCIGANLLYSADKEWLPKGSSIDTYEYNSNQSRSPAAFSSINSNSLSSKEKKGQKIYSKWCLPCHGEGMPATNALQVAYEGALPALLEAREDLSPEFVETFVRAGKHSMPFFRKTEISDEELKLLGEYLQNAHKYLKKR